The window TTCATTTGATCGAATATGGGTGTAAATTTTGAAGTCCAAAAATAAAAAAATTCATTTGTTAAAGACTGGTTGCCCTCACTTCCGAAAGTTATCGCGGCATCGTGAGGGGCAGCCCCATGTAAAAATCGAGGATTATTTCTTTAAAAACATAATCATATCGGGCACGTATCAGCTCCGACTCGGCTGATGCCAATTGTGTTTTGGCAATATTATAATCCAACGAATTCGATAATCCTACATTAAACTTCTGCTCGGTGTACCGGAACGATTCCTGAAATGAAGTGACCGATTTCCTGGTGGCAATGAAGCTTTTGTAAGCTGCCTTTGCATCGCTGTAGGCCTGTTCGATGCTTTTGCGAAGCGTATTGAGCGTAAGCTCGTAATTATACTCAGCATTGGTGGCGTTTATCTTGGCCAGGCTAACATTAGAAGACGCCTGGTACCCGTTAAAAATCGGAATATTGAGGCTGAGTCCCAGGTAGCGTGATTGGTTGTTGCGCAACTGATCGCCAAAAGTCATCACACCACCAAAGTTAGCAGAAGTAGTATCAAAGTCAGGGAAGTTGCTCGAGTAGTTGGTTCCCCATCCTGTCGCGAGGCTCAGGGTAGGACTCAACCGTCCTTTGGCAATAGCCACATCTTTGTAGGCGCTTTCCACGTCGAGCTCTGCTTTTTTAATCTGCGGCAGCCGTTCCGAAGCCAGCGTATAAATGGTGCCCAGAGTTGGCAATTCGCCTGTAATCTCGAATTCTATCACCGGAACATCTATCTCAAAATCGGTGTCAGCAGGCAAATCGAGGATTTGGAGCAAATCGAGGTAGGCCAGATCCAGGGAGTTTTCGTAGTTGATAACCGAGAGCTCCTCACCAGCGTTTTGCGCCTGAATCTCCAGCAGGCTTCCGCGTGCCAAAGTTCCGGCTGCCACCAGTTTTTCGGTGCGTGCTATTTGCGCATCAGAAATAACCACCTGTTCGCGTGCTACTTTCAGCAGCTCACGGTTGAAAAGTATCGAAAGATAAGCCTGCGTAAGCATCAGCGAGATGTCATCCTTCATCTTATCGGTGGCATATTTGCTCGACTGAAATTCAATCTTTTGTTTCTTGATGGTGTTTTGCTTCTGCAATCCGGCAAAGAGCACCAGATTGGCGTTGAGCCCAAGGTTTCCCTGGCGCGTCTCACGATCGACATATAAGTTGAGCGCCTGGTCGAGGTAACGCCCCCAGTTGTAGCTAAAACCAGCACTCGAATTGAGGCTGGGCAACAGGCTTAGCTTGCTCTCGAGCAGCGTTACCCCGCTCGCCTCAATATTGAGCTCGCTCTGCTTTATCTGAATGTTGTTTTGAATCGCATACTCAATGCAGCTTTCAAGCGTCCAGATGCGGTTTTGCCCATGCAGAGAGCTGTGCATCCAAAAAGCAATAAATAAAAATAGCAATGGGAGAAAGTGTTTTTTCATCGTCTCGGTATTCTTATG is drawn from Bacteroidales bacterium and contains these coding sequences:
- a CDS encoding TolC family protein translates to MKKHFLPLLFLFIAFWMHSSLHGQNRIWTLESCIEYAIQNNIQIKQSELNIEASGVTLLESKLSLLPSLNSSAGFSYNWGRYLDQALNLYVDRETRQGNLGLNANLVLFAGLQKQNTIKKQKIEFQSSKYATDKMKDDISLMLTQAYLSILFNRELLKVAREQVVISDAQIARTEKLVAAGTLARGSLLEIQAQNAGEELSVINYENSLDLAYLDLLQILDLPADTDFEIDVPVIEFEITGELPTLGTIYTLASERLPQIKKAELDVESAYKDVAIAKGRLSPTLSLATGWGTNYSSNFPDFDTTSANFGGVMTFGDQLRNNQSRYLGLSLNIPIFNGYQASSNVSLAKINATNAEYNYELTLNTLRKSIEQAYSDAKAAYKSFIATRKSVTSFQESFRYTEQKFNVGLSNSLDYNIAKTQLASAESELIRARYDYVFKEIILDFYMGLPLTMPR